One part of the Denticeps clupeoides chromosome 8, fDenClu1.1, whole genome shotgun sequence genome encodes these proteins:
- the scdb gene encoding stearoyl-CoA desaturase b, with the protein MRNERTRDELAGGMTVGEQQRSDAAAVGDVFDDTYKEKDGPKPPMRIVWRNVVLMSLLHVGALYGLVVVPYASLSTWIWTAVCFFISALGVTAGAHRLWSHRSYKASVPLRIFLAVANSMAFQNDIYEWARDHRVHHKYSETDADPHNASRGFFFAHIGWLLVRKHPDVIEKGRKLDLSDLKADPVVMFQRRHYKLSIVLMCFVLPTFVPWFLWGESLWVSYFIPGLLRYTIVLNATWLVNSAAHMWGMRPYDKSINPRENKFVVFSAVGEGFHNYHHTFPYDYAASEFGCSLNLTTLFIDLMSCLGLAKDCKRVSAEMVAARVKRTGDGSHKSG; encoded by the exons ATGCGGAACGAGAGGACGCGGGACGAG CTTGCTGGCGGCATGACGGTCGGCGAGCAGCAGAGGAGCGACGCGGCGGCGGTGGGAGACGTTTTCGACGACACCTACAAGGAGAAGGACGGGCCAAAGCCGCCCATGCGGATTGTGTGGAGGAACGTCGTTCTGATGTCGCTGCTGCACGTCGGAGCGCTCTACGGCCTGGTCGTTGTCCCCTACGCGTCGCTGTCAACCTGGATCTGGA CTGCCGTGTGCTTTTTCATAAGCGCTCTGGGAGTGACAGCTGGAGCCCATCGGCTTTGGAGTCACAGGTCCTACAAGGCCTCCGTGCCTTTGCGGATTTTCCTCGCCGTGGCCAATTCAATGGCCTTTCAG AATGACATCTACGAGTGGGCCAGAGACCACCGGGTTCACCACAAGTACTCTGAGACGGATGCCGACCCACATAATGCATCGAGGGGCTTTTTCTTTGCTCACATTGGCTGGCTTCTGGTTCGCAAGCACCCCGACGTAATAGAGAAAGGACGCAAGTTGGACCTCTCGGATCTAAAGGCGGATCCAGTGGTCATGTTCCAGAGGAG GCATTATAAACTCTCGATCGTCCTCATGTGTTTCGTCCTCCCCACGTTTGTACCCTGGTTCCTGTGGGGTGAGTCTCTGTGGGTCAGCTACTTCATCCCGGGTCTACTGAGGTACACCATCGTGCTAAATGCCACGTGGTTGGTGAACAGtgctgctcacatgtggggcaTGAGGCCATACGACAAAAGCATCAACCCCAGAGAGAACAAGTTTGTTGTCTTCAGTGCCGTAG GTGAAGGATTTCACAACTACCACCACACGTTCCCCTACGACTACGCAGCGAGCGAGTTCGGCTGCAGTCTGAACCTCACCACGTTGTTCATCGACCTCATGTCCTGTCTGGGCCTGGCGAAGGACTGCAAGCGGGTGTCTGCTGAGATGGTCGCCGCCCGCGTCAAGCGCACCGGCGACGGCAGTCATAAGAGTGGCTGA